In Oncorhynchus tshawytscha isolate Ot180627B linkage group LG01, Otsh_v2.0, whole genome shotgun sequence, the genomic stretch GTTGGTGTTTATTTTTCCCGCTGTACCGAAACCCCAAAAAGGCAATACGTACTAAACTGGGTTTGGTGACCTGTTTCACCCCTAGTTACCTGTACATCTGTCTTGTTGTGACACAGGCTATGCCATTGTGCTAGTTAAAAGATGTGCTTTGTTGACACCGAACAATGAATCAAGAGGTTAGTCTTTTGAGAATAGACTGCCATTCATGTTGTAATTGAGTTGACTGGGTGCAGCCTTTGTAGGTGGTGAACTAGTCCAGCAAGAACAGCAGCCACCTCAATTCCAGCAATCACACAATCAACAAATGGCAAATCTGTCCTTGCTTATTCTTGCCTTATACTGGAATTGAGATGGTGAACTGTAATTTATGGACATGGCATAGGCTAAACATTATGTTGTGCTCTTTTGGGTATTAGCCTATGCTAACTGAATGTGGTGGAACTGGCCAAACATGTCTTGTTACTAATTCTGACTCAaatgatatatatttttccaGTGGTGTGGATGTATGGAAAAAACACTACACCAGCTCCACCCAATCCAGTTGCGCTATTTAAAGTTATTTTTGGCTGTGTAGAATAACTATGGCACAATGTGTTGTAGTTagctaggcctaggctacatgaTGAGTAAGCCTCCATTCTTCTCAGAGGAACAGGAACATAAGAGGATCTGGTGTCAATTAGCCATTGGTACATTTCATCATGCAAACATTAGCACACTTCCTCTTCACCCATTAGTTGGGGAGAATTGCGATGTGTCATAAGCAACCGTTGATGGGAGTATTTATTTAAGGTGCCGGAGCTGATGCACCTCCAGGGTTTGCAGTCATTCAAGTACAGAGCTGTTGTGGAGATGTCAATGTACCAGTATTTAGTCATCCTACACAACTGACTCAACTAGAATGAGCCCAAGGCCCACTTGTGCTGCCATATCCAAATACTGGAGCAGTCCCAATTTGCTAACTAGCTGTGTCCGTCAACTGTATTTTCAAGCTGACACAGACTCTCCTCCCCATCTAGACATTGAGGCAGGCAGCCCCTAATTATCGCACACCTGTGTTGATTGTGAGGAGTTTCTCAGAGGTCTTGGTAGAGTGGGAGTATTGTGGTTCCAGGCAGAGGGAGGTTTATCTTGGCCTTGACACCCATGTGAAGTACAGGGCTGGCCCCCTCAGCAGCATGCTGTGGCTCCTAGATCGTGCTCCGAAGGACAGAGCACACTATGTGAATAAGGCTAGCTTGACCAAGAGGCCCTTGCCTTGGAGGTTCTTTAGCCACAGTTTAGGGCAAAAATACATCACGCCTGTCCACTTTTCCAATGGCAGAAGTAGCCTATAGCTTGAACAGACAGAGGTTGTGCTCATTGAGGAATTGTGGAATTTACCAGAGCACCTGCTGTTTGAGAGGTGGTTTAAATGTTGACTTTGTATTTTGAGTGAGCTTTGTTCCCAGTTCTACATTGTTGCAGTCGACAAACCATTGGTTTAAAAAGGCCAGACCAGTGGTCACAAACCGGTCGATCGCGGTCTACTGGTCGATCTCCAAAGCATTCTTAGTCGATCGCCAACAATttctataaaaaaaacaataataaaccacagagtttctaaacccagaagCGCAACTTCGTGAGACTTCCGGGAACGCTTGTGAAACAGACCAAATAGACCAGGCTGGGgcttgagaagtcaatgagaagTGCAAAATTCTTAGTTTTTAATTTCTccgaaatctaaaggcacaacctagattcgagcTTATTTCTTAAGTAGTTTagcatgttattactccaaccttgtgatcgtgacaaactgacacatttTAATGTTTGTCTTAAACAACTTTATATTGAAGGAGTGCCTTTTTGATTTGACAGCCTACACATGCGCAGTTCGGCGGGAAACGACCGTTTGGATCCGATGACATGTTTAGCTAGCCAACGTCTCCATGACGTCGCCTCAAGtgtgatcggggatttctattggagaagcagtttttgCCTGTCTTTGATAAAGCCTTAAGTGTTTTTATATTTGTTTCACGCTGTTTgtagtaggtgcacttgatttagcTGGCCTGTGCGGGGTAGTCGAAGTGTctccattttgaaccatttcatgtgtctgaaggtacaaactccgccatcagctggaagacagtGTCTTCTTTTTGGTCAGTCTCCCTCCACTGAgtttgaccatcagatgcaggcaccatcagtaaaataaaaaagctaaTTATTTCAATTCATGCTCACTCAGCTATGCCTCACAAGTAATGCAGCAAATTATCTAGTACCAAGTGTGATCATATACTTCAAGTTTTAAAATATAATGATACAAttgtctgagaagaacaacattgcaATGCCATTGGCAGGGaattcaagcatagccaatatgcattgataatgtattgggcctattgCCTATTGCACACACATCATTGCTACAGagctgtttttaattggttaatgttgcataggcttatgttttttaagtcatgtttttttttttttatctgagcGCTTAGACCTCAGCCTGCATTTTGACTTAAAAAGTGATCTCACCACaacggttggtgaccactgggcTAGACCTAGGCTATGGAGAAGCCAGCATTCTCATTAGCATGTATGAGTTGCATGGTTATCCTGCACCATTGCCTTTGTAATTTCCCAATTGCTTGTCGTAGCAGTTCTGAacaaaggccagatttgtgcaaatGTCACCCCTTTTTCTCACAGCGAAGGCATCAATCGTATTACTTCCAGCAGAAAAGGCCGAGGTTAAATAAACAGGAGCAGAGTAGCAGAATGGCCTTGATGAACCATATTATTCAACATTCTTTTCACGATTCAGACCATCACAGTTAGCAGGGAATTATGTTTATCCCTCGTATAATATGTATTCACAGGGAGACGAAAAGCTTCAAGTGACGTCGCCTGTGGATTTATGTGAGGTGAAATTGGGGACTTCCACCACAGACATTTTACCCTAATAATTTATTGAATACACAAGTTGTTACTCTTCCTCAGGGAAATGTCAGACTCGAACAGTTTTTTGATCCCCACTTTTCTAATAATTTCTTCAAAATGAAATGGCTTAACTCACTTAGGTAGTACTCTCAGATTTCTGTGTTGTACGTTTACTGATAGTTTTTACCTCAGTCGATAGAGCATATCACTTTAGCCCATTTTTGAGCTAACATTTCATAAACAAAGCCTAGAATTTAGATTAATTAATTAATAGGCCTATATTTtccactgatttaaaaaaaatacttacaCCAATATTTCCATGTGGAAAAAGGTCTGAACATGTTCATAATTCATAAAAGGATGAATATGTAACCACCCCTGTTGCTATAACAAACCTAAATTATCTCAGAACAAAAACAAATAGCTTTAACTTGAATTTGTGACGTTTTACCACCCATTAAGACACCTGATGTTTTCTTTGATGTTTTCATCTTATATTCCTGTATTCATTTTAATGTGCCACTAACAACAATTACCTGTCTAGTAATTATCCCTATGTCCTTCTTTCAGCTGGTACTCTTTGGACTCCAGGccagggaagaagaggaaggagagagggaagatccAGGTCAGCATCCAGTTCATGAGGAACAACATGACGGCCAGCATGTTCGACCTTTCCGTAAAGGACAAGCCCCGCTCGCCCTTCACTAAACTCAAGGACAAGCTGAAGGGTCGCAAGCACGATGGTGGCTTCTCCGACACCTCCTCAGCCATCCTGCCCCGCTCCGCCATGTGTGACTCGGAGACCATTCGCCAGCCCAGTGCTCCAGACCATCagccccagccagagcccaagATCAAGAGACCCTTACTGGCCGGCTCCCATAAGCTTTCCGCTGCCCACTCCATGTCCGACCTCATTGGCACCCACTTCCGCCCCAAGCTGGACTCTATGAACTCGATCGAGGAGCTGGGTAAGGACAGCAGCTTCTTCTAGTGTTAGGcctattttgttacgttacaaccttattataAAATTAATTCAATATTTTGTTTCCCCTCAACAATCTACTACATACAATACTCCATAAAGCaaaaacaaagcaaaaactgtttttaaaatacatttttgcaaattttatttttatgatattacatacacataagtattcacacacttgactcagtactttgttgaagcacctttggcagtgattacaacctcAAGTCTGCTTGGTAATGACGCTACAgcttgcagatcctctcaagctctgtcaggttggattgggagtgtcattgcacagctattttcagctctctcaGATATGtttgatcggtttcaagtccgggctctggctgggccactcaaggacattcagggacttgtcccaaagacactcctgtgttgttttggctgtgtgcttagggtcgttgtcctgttggaaggtgaaccttcaccccagtctgaggtcctgagcactctggtgaaggttttcatcaaggttctttgtattttgtactgctctgttaatttttctctcgatcctgactagtctctcagtctctgccagtgaaaaacatccccacatcatgatgctgccaccaccatgcttcacggtagggatggtgcctggtttcttccagacgtgatgcttggtattcaggccaaagagttcaatcttggtttcatcagaccagataatcttgtttctcatggtctgagagtcctttggggaaactccatgcgggctgtcatgtgccttttactgatgagtggtttccttctggccactcttccatataggcctgattggtggagtgctgcagagatgatggTCCTTCTGTAAGgatctagagctctgtcagaccaagagtttgcaaagctgtcatcaaggcaaaggatggctactttgaacaatctctaaaatatcaaatatatttagattagtTTAataccttttttggttactacatgattccatatgtgttattttgtagttttcatgtcttcattattattctacaaatgtataaaatagtaaaaataaaaatggatatatatatatatatatattagtacccCTAAGGAGACATTATTTTTTGTGTGATTAGTATTATTTCTATAAAAATATCAGTTATtttgtttgttgtgtttcttAGAGAAAGGGAGTGGTGCCGCCCCTCACAGGCGCTCCCAGAGTGAGGTGCAAGGCTACCAGAACACAGAGGAACACTGTGACCCTTTTACTGATATCAGCGATGGCCTGCCGCAGAAGTACGCCACCCTTCCTCGCAACCGCAACCCATTTGAGGTGGAGCAGGGCCAGCTGTGGGACCAaggggagaagaaggagaagaaggagaaggtcAGCCTACTTGAACGTGTGACCGGGAAGAAGGAGGGACGCAAGACCGACGGGGGCCGTTCGGGCAGCTCTGGAGACCTGCGCTCGCCCAATCCCTTCAACAGTGAGTCTCAGGGCGacatccaaccaaccaaccccttCAGCTCACACTACAAAGCAAGGTAAAGCTTTCCACGTCCACACAACTATGTTTAGTATCTAagccagggtcatgttcattaggcataAAACGGCAAAAAAAACTTACTGAAACATGTGGGTACTACCTGGGCTTAGCCAATAGGAAACTGACCTTTTTCATTTTGCATTGAAAAACATTTTCCAACGCTTTCAATTGTGTGCtttaatgaacacgacccagatgCACATGTATTGCATAGTATTTCAGATCCCTTAGAGTAGTTTCAAATATTAGAAGacttaccccatcagaacccaaaatatatgcttgatttattccaatgtttgtaaacaaatcaaatttggtTGAAACACTGTATAGCCACATTATTTTTTTTTCAAACTATAATTGTGATATCATGGGATGGACAGTCTTTGTATCCATAAccttgtctatgaatttgagtggttacgtTTCTTCACCCCGGTCCTTTAGCTTTTTTTGCGAAACAGGGGCGGTGAGAATGCTTTGTTATTGCTTCAGTTAAGGAGTGTAGCTTTAAGAGAAGCTCGGCTTGATAACAGACCCCTCTTAGCCACACTGAGATCTGTCACACAATTAACCTCTTAGGCCTATCGCACTGTAGGCGCTAGTCCATCGTCTTTACAGCTACCATCGTACACTACCGTTTGTGGTCATTTAGGTTTAAGGCAAGATGATACAGGGTGGTTTAACCGTGTTGGtaaacatgatttaaaaaaaaaaaaaaaaagtttaatgaTTTTTGTAATTCCTTATTCTTGTATGTTTTGCAGTGATAAAAAGCCCACCAGCAATGAAGACATCCGGAAGGCGCGAGAGAAACATGGCAAGAAAAATGTAAGAGCTCACCGTACACACTTTTAGTGATTTCAATCTCAAACAAGGTTTACATTGGTATGAATAACCCTTTCATAAAGACCATGGGGGAAAAATAAAGGGGGGGAGAACGTCAAAAAGCATGGGCCTAGTTTCAGAACACCACCGACTTTTAATTGAGTAGCTCTCCCTGATCTTACATGACATTGCAGTTTGTGAGGTTGATCTCTGAGCTGTCTCTTCTGTCTTTTACACTTCACGATGAGTGTAATTTAACTAATTAACAGCTGAAAACAACGGCCATCATCTCTGATTGGCTCATCATTTAAAACCGTGTGAAGTTTcggtctctctaaggtcaggtaAAGTTATATTATATCGTACTGGTACCATAATTGGAGCACTATGTAGGGATAAATATGTGTGAAATTGTCATTGGATTGATGAGGGGGTTTATTTGCCACCTTAGTTTTgtcactccccctcccccaaaaaataaaaagcaCAAAACATGCTCTGCTGGTGCATAATTCTAGTAGTTGCTGGCAATTACACTCCTGAATTAGTTTAACATGGTAAGAGAGCCATGTCCAAAGTGATGTTGAAATGAGAAGCCGGGATTCTGATAATGGCTTTCCTCACCTCTCATTGTGGGTGTTGAGGAGTTATCTTAGCCACATGTGCCCTTCCATACACTCTATTGCAGAGCCTAGCAGAAATGAACTGGCAGTTCCATTTCCTCTGCTTTTAGGCCCTTGCTAATAAACCAGTGAGACAGGAGGGGAAGGATAGTGAGAGAGTTCAAGGAACAGAGCTTTTAAATTCTCAAAGTAGACCTCATTAGATGTAGTAATGAGACAACtggagaatgccaagtgtgctcGCCTTATCTACTTCTCACTACTGATCGCAGAAAAATTGTCTTCGCTTAGCTAGTTCATGGTCATTTCTAGGCATCTGTCACCAGCCACTACAGCTTCTGGCTGTGTAGCTTTATATAATATCTGGGGCTCTTTGGTGTGTGAATTGGACGCCGTTGCTCATACAGTATAGTTAAACTGAGCTTGTAACTTGATTCATGTTAGGAAAATATCTGCTAAATTGGTTGTCCTGATGACTGGAAGTGCAAAAGGCCTATTTCTTAGTATATTTTCCCTGTTTTGTTTCTAAAAGCATATTCAGTTCCCGAGTAAGCAGTCGCTAAACCCCCAATCACATTTTTCTCTGACCGAAAACAAGAGGCATATTGCGGAGTTACTTTCGACTTTGGCCTGCCAGAACGCTGACAAAATAACTTGAAGCTTACCTACGATGGAGGAATGCAGGACACCTAGCATGTCCACACTATTGAAAATGATGGAAATAAAGGTGCAGACTGCTTAGTGTGATCCCCACCATAGTCTTGAATTGTTTGGACATAGACTCTAGTGATGGGACCATCACATTCTGGTTTATCTTTGTTTCTCATACTAGGAAGAGATATATAGTATACAGGTAAATATAGTCCGGCACTTCTTCACATCGTAGACACCGCACAGCGATGGCAGCTTGATTTGGGaacggggaggagaggagactgataaGTGAAGTATTTTAAACAGGTTGATGGCTTTGCCGCTGTATCTGCCTGGGGGAGGATGTCCATTGTTGAAGCGATAATGTGGCACCTCATTAAAAATTATTGCAGCTCCTCTTGTCCCCCCTGTAATGAGAGAGGCACAGTCTACACAGACAGTTTTTCCTctaaagaaaagaaaaaactAAACCAAAATAGTTTGGTTGCATCTTTGTTTTCGTGTTTATTGGCCTGATCCTTTGTTCCCGAAATATGCACTCTGCTGTTTCCCCCGGGAACGAAAAAGTCCCATTTCTAATCTTTATTGCTGTTTTCTAGGGAGTTTAATCTTAATGTGATGCTcttgtccaccagctggtcaaggTCTCAGTCGTTGCTGGTTTGTGGAGGACACGTGGTTTAAGATTTAAATAGGGAACGAGAGTTGACACGTTTATTTCCCCAGAAATGACACTAAAAACGTCAAATCAGATTCCACGCATTACTACGCATTACTGATTGTTTGAGCCATTTATCGttttctgatttaaataccaTTGACTTGAACAGATCGAGTACCTGAAATGAAATAGCATTGACAATGCCAACACACCTTTTGGAGTGACATCTTATCACAGGCCCTCAATTAGTCCTGATTGCCACCAGGGTAGAAGAGATAAACACGTGCAGTAATGACATAGTTTGTGACATTATTCAAACACCTTTAATTAGGCAATTAGTCTATCTGCCATAATACGTGGGATTCCCTGGCCTGGCCTACCTTCAGTCTTGCTTTAGATACTCTTTAGCACCGATTTGACCTTTTGCTTTGTCTATTTTTACCATCTAGCTATGATACCCATTTGCTCTCAAATGGGTATCATTTGGAGTAGTACACTTTTACTGAGGTATTTGTAAATGGTGCTATCATGGTTGAATTCATCACAATGGCTGTGGTTTGCCCCCCGCAGGAGACAAAGCAGCCGAGCGTGGCCTCCTATAGCAACTTGTCTTTTGACGAGGTGGTGCGCGAGCTCATCAAGCAGAAGGAGGTGGTGAAAAAGAAGGACGCCCATATCCGTGAACTGGAAGACTACATTGATAACCTGCTGGTCCGCGTTATGGAGGATTCGCCGAGCATCCTACGGACACCCTACGAGCCCAACAGGAAAGCGGGGAAAATCTCAAAAAATAAGTAGAGTCAAGGTAGAGGAAGGTCAAAAATAGAGGCTTGTAGTAACAGTAATGTCCCGTCctagccatt encodes the following:
- the LOC112252722 gene encoding rab11 family-interacting protein 2; this translates as MSLVEQSQKWFPTHVQATVLQATDLQAKSKNGTNDAYTIIQLGKEKYSTSVAEKTLSPVWREEASFELPGLLLEGNPEIYELCLIVMHRSLVGMDKFLGQSTINLNEIFDNKERRKTDWYSLDSRPGKKRKERGKIQVSIQFMRNNMTASMFDLSVKDKPRSPFTKLKDKLKGRKHDGGFSDTSSAILPRSAMCDSETIRQPSAPDHQPQPEPKIKRPLLAGSHKLSAAHSMSDLIGTHFRPKLDSMNSIEELEKGSGAAPHRRSQSEVQGYQNTEEHCDPFTDISDGLPQKYATLPRNRNPFEVEQGQLWDQGEKKEKKEKVSLLERVTGKKEGRKTDGGRSGSSGDLRSPNPFNSESQGDIQPTNPFSSHYKASDKKPTSNEDIRKAREKHGKKNETKQPSVASYSNLSFDEVVRELIKQKEVVKKKDAHIRELEDYIDNLLVRVMEDSPSILRTPYEPNRKAGKISKNK